Proteins from one Podospora pseudoanserina strain CBS 124.78 chromosome 1, whole genome shotgun sequence genomic window:
- a CDS encoding hypothetical protein (COG:O; EggNog:ENOG503NYHT): MSAAHVEVISTDLRRAKVKVNAGTYLVDVLNEACKKLNVNPDKYDVKHKQKIVDLTSPFRTSGLVSGAKLELVQKSKSASVVSIALDVDGKRFTKKLPNDFTLWQTLRQFESSESGLNLTGRATPKKDTQNGGQLYHEAPIVNIMGREYSALEDLNKTLSQCGINSGSMVLRLSFKLTEKTLFEAMSDIGQFLKDVEPDQPKEEESKPAPVQQEPKVESSTTDVVEEPKVEGNIESSIPPTETTIPAVTEQEEMKPSADLMDVDETQPQPTSPPSEPVDRFLPTSVFVAPTSTIPAAVNIQEDDSAYEPTIAHAQLRQQQLLQKAQNTRLKSDAELAAIKAEEAAKLAKVTRVEIKVRFPDQTSATWVATPEETGGWLYQAIRATMAHPDQPFKLIIPGPRTHVEDGNKKLIAGYKLKGPQMFNLVWEDGASGEARKGGFLKESVASRAREIVIPEVPEGGVVGGGSESGPSGSSSAQGAGSEKPKREIDPEALKKKMGKFFKFGKK; the protein is encoded by the exons ATGTCAGCCGCTCACGTCGAGGTCATCTCGACAGACCTCCGCCGagccaaggtcaaggtcaacgcGGGAACATACCTGGTTGATGTCCTCAATGAAGCTTGCAAGAAGCTGAATGTCAACCCTGACAAGTATGATGTCAA GCACAAGCAAAAGATTGTCGATCTCACATCTCCCTTCCGCACATCAGGGCTGGTTTCCGGTGCGAAGCTGGAGCTTGTTCAAAAGTCAAAGAGTGCATCCGTTGTGTCGATAGCTCTCGATGTCGATGGGAAACGCTTCACAAAGAAGCTGCCCAACGACTTCACATTATGGCAAACGTTGCGCCAGTTTGAGAGCTCAGAGAGTGGGCTCAACCTTACGGGCAGAGCCACTCCAAAAAAAGACACCCAGAACGGCGGTCAGCTTTATCACGAGGCCCCCATTGTCAACATCATGGGGAGAGAGTACTCTGCTTTGGAAGATCTCAACAAGACCTTGTCACAATGTGGCATCAACTCTGGCAGCATGGTCCTTCGCCTGAGTTTCAAACTCACGGAAAAGACCTTGTTCGAGGCCATGTCCGATATCGGCCAGTTCTTGAAGGATGTCGAGCCAGATCAGCcaaaggaagaggagtcAAAACCAGCGCCGGTCCAACAGGAGCCCAAGGTGGAGAGCAGTACTACTGATGTTGTAGAGGAACCAAAGGTGGAAGGCAACATAGAATCAAGCATTCCACCAACCGAGACAACCATCCCAGCAGTCACAGAGCAAGAAGAGATGAAGCCTTCTGCGGATCTCATGGATGTCGATGAAACCCAGCCTCAGcctacatcaccaccctccgaACCTGTTGACCgcttcctccccacctccgtCTTCGTcgcccccacctccaccatcccagcagcagtcaaCATCCAAGAAGACGACTCAGCTTACGAACCAACCATTGCCCATGCCCAGCtccgccagcaacagctcctccaaaaGGCCCAAAACACCCGCCTCAAATCCGACGCCGAGCTCGCCGCAATCAAGGCAGAAGAAGCTGCCAAACTTGCCAAGGTTACCAGAGTTGAAATCAAAGTCCGATTCCCTGACCAAACCTCCGCCACGTGGGTGGCTACCCCTGAGGAGACCGGAGGCTGGTTATATCAAGCCATCCGGGCGACGATGGCGCACCCAGATCAGCCTTTCAAGCTTATCATCCCCGGCCCGAGGACACACGTGGAAGATGGGAACAAGAAGTTGATTGCGGGGTATAAGCTCAAGGGGCCACAGATGTTTAATCTTGTTTGGGAGGATGGTGCCTctggggaggcgaggaagggcGGGTTTTTGAAGGAGAGCGTAGCTTCtagggcgagggagattgTGATTCCTGAGGTGCCAGAGGGTGGGGTTGTCGGGGGTGGTAGTGAGTCTGGGCCGTCGGGGTCTTCGTCGGCTCAGGGGGCGGGGTCAGAGAAGCcgaagagggagattgaCCCTGAggcgctcaagaagaagatggggaaGTTTTTCAAGTTTGGGAAGAAGTGA
- the rpl36_1 gene encoding ribosomal protein L36 (EggNog:ENOG503P53R; COG:J), which yields MAPTKKQETEKTGLAKGVNKGTKTIPIISKPRPSRRKGAQSKRTNFVCSIVKEVAGLAPYERRVIELLRNGKDKRARKYSKRKLGTYGRAKAKVDELQRVIAESRRAGH from the exons ATGGCTCCtaccaagaagcaggagacTGAGAAGACGGGGTTGGCAAAGGGTGTTAACAAGGGCACT AAAAcaatccccatcatctccaaaccccgcccctcccgccgCAAGGGCGCCCAGAGCAAGCGCACCAACTTTGTCTGCAGCATCGTCAAGGAAGTCGCCGG CCTCGCCCCTTACGAGCGTCGTGTCATTGAACTACTTCGCAACGGCAAGGACAAGCGCGCAAGGAAGTACTCCAAGCGCAAGCTGGGCACTTACGGCAGGGCCAAGGCAAAGGTTGATGAGTTGCAGAGGGTTATTGCTGAGTCGAGGAGGGCTGGTCATTAA
- a CDS encoding hypothetical protein (EggNog:ENOG503PFZN), translating to MILPAFSTALVAGLLPLAAALPAFSAMTDYTIPPAVIKTLMESDKECVMPWGFNITNFMIFTPAPGNNHSQLISFDFFDDPTKIATSCAFNESSVNVAPFDFTPRYPCDDWRVTFMWNNATQGLEMIERACPDVLTTSMEASGSIWVNGTLSCLEDDANGAYGPGLDCISFRKYEAKYYSLQPTPW from the exons ATGATCCTGCCCGCCTTCTCTACCGCCCTAGTGGcgggcctcctcccactcgcTGCGGCCCTCCCTGCATTCTCGGCAATGACAGACTACACCATCCCTCCAGCTGTGATTAAAACGCTGATGGAATCCGATAAAGAATGCGTCATGCCTTGGGggttcaacatcaccaacttcATGATcttcacccccgcccccggcAACAATCACTCCCAACTCATTAGCTTTGACTTTTTCGACGACCCCACCAAAATCGCGACATCCTGCGCCTTCAATGAAAGTTCGGTCAATGTCGCTCCTTTCGATTTCACCCCTCGCTATCCATGTGATGACTGGCGGGTAACCTTCATGTGGAACAACGCAACACAAGGCCTGGAGATGATTGAAAGGGCCTGCCCAGATGTCTT AACAACTTCTATGGAGGCTTCCGGATCGATATGGGTAAATGGAACCTTGAGCTGCCTCGAGGATGATGCGAACGGTGCGTACGGTCCTGGACTCGATTGCATCTCATTTCGAAAGTATGAGGCAAAGTACTACAGCCTTCAGCCCACACCGTGGTAG
- a CDS encoding hypothetical protein (EggNog:ENOG503NZPC; COG:G), which yields MKPLISPLLGLLYTTTAAQANPISSPTASNKNGISPQLFSSLERLSRLVDISYCIGTPGTGGLSPPFSCSSRCGDVDISGRLELIRSWNTGFLSMEDSCGFVAFDHPGVQQDRKEGKIVVAFRGTYSLANTIVDLSTVPQEYVPYPADPDGDGGDEKGKGPRCNNCTVHMGFMASWKAAREIVVPAVEKARKRYPGYGVELVGHSLGGAVAMLAGLEMRAGRGWEGVRVATFGEPMVGNKGLVEFVDEVFGLKGDVGRGEEDKAYRRVTHKGDPVPLLPLREWGFRSHAGEIFITKGDLPPGPKDLRLCEGDRDKDCLNGEDGDDEEGEESDKGWFREMVNELGGKEEGEMWETETGWPTRFKLWQLLFAHRDYFWRLGLCVPGGDPIDWGRGRYNLTESDDEMRDL from the coding sequence atGAAGCCATTAATATCGCCactcctcggcctcctctaCACCACAACCGCCGCGCAAGCAAACCCGATATCATCACCCACAGCCTCTAACAAAAACGGCATATCCCCCCAATTATTCTCTTCCCTCGAACGGCTATCCCGCCTGGTAGACATCTCGTACTGCATCGGCACCCCAGGTACAGGGGGTCTCTCCCCGCCGTTCAGCTGTTCAAGCCGGTGCGGTGATGTCGACATAAGCGGGAGGCTCGAGCTGATCAGGAGCTGGAACACGGGGTTTTTGAGCATGGAGGATAGCTGTGGGTTTGTGGCTTTTGACCATCCTGGGGTGCAGCAGGACAGAAAAGAGGGCAAGATTGTGGTTGCGTTTCGGGGGACGTATTCGCTGGCTAATACGATTGTTGATTTGAGCACTGTTCCGCAAGAGTATGTGCCTTATCCTGCTGACccggatggggatgggggggacgagaaggggaaagggcCGAGGTGTAATAATTGTACGGTTCATATGGGGTTTATGGCTAGttggaaggcggcgagggagattgTCGTGCCTGCGGTGGAAAAGGCGCGGAAGAGGTACCCTGGGTATGGGGTGGAATTGGTGGGACATAGTCTTGGGGGTGCGGTGGCGATGTTAGCTGGATTGGAGAtgagggctgggagggggtgggaaggggttaGGGTGGCGACGTTTGGGGAGCCGATGGTGGGGAATAAGGGTTTGGTGgagtttgttgatgaggttttTGGGTTGAAAGGGGAtgttgggaggggtgaggaggataaggCGTATAGGAGGGTGACGCATAAGGGGGATCCGGTTCCGTTGTTGCCATTGAGGGAGTGGGGGTTTAGGAGTCATGCTGGGGAGATCTTTATCACGAAGGGGGATTTGCCGCCTGGGCCGAAGGATCTGAGGTTGTGCGAGGGGGATAGGGATAAAGATTGTTtgaatggggaggatggggatgacgaggagggggaagagagtGATAAGGGGTGGTTTAGGGAGATGGTGAACGAGTTGGGCgggaaggaggaaggtgagatGTGGGAGACGGAGACGGGGTGGCCGACGAGGTTTAAGTTATGGCAGTTGTTGTTTGCGCATAGGGATTACTTTTGGAGGCTTGGGTTATGTGTCCCTGGTGGTGATCCTATTgattgggggagagggaggtatAACCTTAcggagagtgatgatgagatgcGGGATCTGTGA